The Pseudomonas kermanshahensis genome includes a window with the following:
- the prpD gene encoding 2-methylcitrate dehydratase — translation MSANVDLNQRPDYDRVLQTLADYVLTYRVESPEALDTARNCLMDTLGCGLLALRFPECTKHLGPLVEGTVVPNGARVPGTAYRLDPVKAAWDIGCIVRWLDYNDTWLAAEWAHPSDNLGGILAVADHLSQKHVAKGESPLLMREVLEAMVMAHEIQGVLALENSFNRVGLDHVILVKVASTAVCAKLMGANREQLLSALSHAFVDGQALRTYRHAPNAGSRKSWAAGDASSRGVRLADIALRGEMGVPGVLTAPQWGFYDVSFSHTNKDLALKPSAQQELRLPQPLASYVMENVLFKVSFPAEFHAQTACEAAVLLHPQVRNRLHEVDRIVITTQESAIRIISKVGSLANAADRDHCLQYMVAVPLIFGHLVAEHYEDVFHAAHPSIDRLRDKMEVVEDPRFTREYLEADKRSIANGLQVFFKDGSSTEQVVVEYPVGHRRRRGEGIPLLESKFRENLATRFARQRCEAIFELCEDQQKLEATAVHRFVDLFVM, via the coding sequence ATGAGCGCCAACGTGGACCTTAACCAGCGCCCGGACTACGACCGGGTGCTGCAAACCCTCGCCGACTACGTCCTCACCTACCGGGTCGAATCCCCAGAGGCACTGGACACCGCGCGCAACTGCCTGATGGACACCCTGGGCTGCGGCCTGCTGGCCCTGCGCTTCCCCGAGTGCACCAAACACCTCGGCCCGCTGGTGGAAGGCACGGTGGTGCCGAATGGCGCCCGTGTGCCCGGCACCGCCTACCGCCTCGATCCGGTCAAAGCCGCCTGGGACATTGGCTGCATCGTGCGCTGGCTGGACTACAACGACACCTGGCTGGCCGCCGAGTGGGCGCACCCTTCAGACAACCTCGGCGGCATTCTGGCCGTGGCCGATCACCTGTCGCAAAAACACGTAGCAAAGGGTGAAAGCCCACTGCTGATGCGCGAAGTGCTCGAAGCCATGGTCATGGCGCACGAGATCCAGGGCGTGTTGGCGCTGGAGAATTCGTTCAATCGTGTGGGCCTAGACCACGTGATCCTGGTCAAAGTGGCCTCCACGGCCGTGTGCGCCAAGCTGATGGGGGCCAACCGCGAGCAACTGCTGTCGGCGTTGTCGCATGCCTTTGTCGATGGCCAGGCGCTGCGTACCTACCGCCATGCACCCAACGCAGGCTCGCGCAAGTCCTGGGCTGCCGGCGATGCGTCCAGCCGGGGCGTGCGCCTGGCCGATATCGCGCTGCGTGGCGAGATGGGTGTGCCTGGCGTGCTCACGGCGCCGCAATGGGGTTTCTATGACGTCTCATTCAGTCATACCAACAAGGACCTAGCGCTCAAGCCCTCTGCTCAGCAGGAGTTGCGCCTTCCGCAGCCCTTGGCCAGCTATGTGATGGAGAACGTGCTGTTCAAAGTCAGTTTTCCGGCCGAGTTCCACGCCCAGACGGCCTGTGAAGCCGCCGTGCTGCTGCACCCGCAGGTGCGCAATCGCCTGCATGAGGTGGACCGTATTGTCATTACCACGCAGGAGTCGGCCATTCGCATCATCTCCAAGGTCGGCTCACTGGCCAATGCCGCTGACCGTGATCACTGCCTGCAGTACATGGTGGCGGTGCCGCTGATTTTTGGGCATCTGGTGGCCGAGCATTACGAGGATGTCTTCCACGCCGCCCACCCGAGTATCGACCGCCTGCGCGACAAGATGGAGGTGGTCGAGGACCCGCGCTTCACCCGTGAATACCTGGAGGCTGACAAGCGCTCAATCGCCAACGGCTTGCAGGTGTTTTTCAAGGATGGCAGCAGCACCGAGCAGGTCGTGGTGGAGTACCCGGTCGGGCACAGGCGTCGGCGCGGGGAGGGCATACCGTTGCTGGAGTCGAAGTTCAGGGAGAACCTGGCGACGCGGTTTGCGCGGCAGCGGTGTGAGGCGATTTTCGAGCTGTGCGAGGATCAGCAAAAGCTGGAGGCGACGGCGGTGCACAGGTTTGTGGATTTGTTCGTGATGTGA
- a CDS encoding PepSY domain-containing protein — translation MIPLPRPARYLALSLLAVCSLAAARDLDQDEALALRQKGVILPLEQLLETALGRHPGARLLEAELEEDDDRYEYEVELLTAEGVVREIKLDASTGALLKDEEDD, via the coding sequence ATGATCCCCTTACCGCGGCCGGCGCGATACCTCGCGCTTTCGCTGCTGGCTGTCTGCTCCCTGGCGGCTGCCCGTGACCTGGATCAGGACGAGGCCCTGGCGCTGCGCCAAAAGGGCGTCATCCTGCCGCTCGAGCAGCTGCTGGAAACCGCCCTGGGGCGTCACCCCGGGGCGCGTTTGCTGGAGGCCGAGCTGGAAGAAGACGACGATCGCTACGAATACGAAGTCGAGTTGCTGACTGCCGAAGGTGTGGTCCGCGAAATCAAGCTAGACGCCAGTACCGGTGCCCTGCTCAAAGACGAGGAAGACGACTGA
- a CDS encoding PepSY domain-containing protein, producing MKTLTALFTAAALTLGANAAFAKDVQPDEVVKLVNAKTIKSLDELKATAMAKHPGATVEDSELEDEYGRYIYKVELRDAQNVEWDVDLDAKTGEVLKDARDN from the coding sequence ATGAAAACCTTGACTGCCCTGTTCACCGCCGCCGCCCTTACCCTGGGCGCCAATGCCGCTTTCGCCAAGGACGTTCAGCCTGACGAAGTGGTCAAACTGGTCAACGCCAAGACCATCAAGTCGCTGGATGAGCTGAAAGCCACCGCCATGGCCAAGCACCCAGGCGCCACGGTCGAAGACTCGGAACTTGAAGACGAATACGGCCGCTACATCTACAAGGTCGAGCTGCGCGACGCACAGAACGTCGAGTGGGACGTCGACCTGGATGCCAAGACCGGTGAAGTACTCAAGGACGCGCGAGATAACTGA
- the queD gene encoding 6-carboxytetrahydropterin synthase QueD, whose protein sequence is MEIFKEFTFESAHRLPHVPAGHKCGRLHGHSFKVGLHLTGPLDPHTGWIRDFSEIKAIFKPIYEQLDHNYLNDIPGLENPTSEVIAKWIWEQVKPLLPELSKVRIHETCTSGCEYTGD, encoded by the coding sequence GTGGAAATCTTTAAGGAATTTACATTCGAATCGGCCCACCGCCTGCCGCACGTCCCTGCCGGGCACAAGTGTGGTCGCCTGCATGGTCACTCGTTCAAGGTCGGCCTGCACCTGACCGGCCCGCTTGACCCGCACACCGGATGGATCCGTGATTTTTCCGAGATCAAGGCGATCTTCAAGCCGATCTACGAACAGCTGGACCACAACTACCTGAATGACATTCCAGGCCTTGAAAACCCCACCAGCGAAGTGATCGCCAAGTGGATCTGGGAGCAGGTCAAACCATTGCTGCCAGAACTGTCGAAGGTGCGCATTCACGAGACCTGCACCAGCGGGTGCGAATATACCGGCGACTGA
- a CDS encoding response regulator transcription factor has product MRLLLVEDNVPLADELIAGLQRQGYAVDWLADGRDAVYQGQSEPYDLIILDLGLPGLPGLDVLAQWRAAGLATPVLVLTARGSWAERIEGLKAGADDYLSKPFHPEELQLRIQALLRRARGLANQPTLEAAGLHLDESRQCVSRDGVDIQLTAAEFRLLRYFMLHPQQILSKSHLAEHLYDGETERDSNVLEVHVNHLRRKLGRSVIETRRGQGYIYAGSVA; this is encoded by the coding sequence ATGCGCCTGTTGCTTGTCGAGGACAATGTCCCGCTGGCCGATGAACTGATCGCCGGCCTGCAGCGCCAGGGCTACGCCGTGGACTGGCTGGCCGATGGCCGCGATGCGGTGTACCAGGGCCAGAGCGAACCCTACGACCTGATTATCCTGGACCTCGGCTTGCCAGGCTTGCCGGGGCTCGACGTGCTCGCCCAGTGGCGTGCCGCTGGCCTGGCCACGCCAGTGCTGGTGCTGACCGCCCGCGGCTCCTGGGCCGAGCGCATCGAAGGCCTCAAGGCCGGTGCCGACGACTACCTGAGCAAACCCTTCCACCCCGAAGAGTTGCAGTTGCGCATCCAGGCGTTACTGCGCCGTGCCCGTGGCCTGGCCAACCAGCCCACCTTGGAAGCCGCCGGCCTGCACCTGGATGAAAGCCGGCAGTGCGTGAGCCGTGACGGTGTCGATATCCAGCTGACCGCTGCCGAGTTTCGGCTGCTGCGTTATTTCATGCTGCATCCGCAGCAGATCCTGTCCAAGAGCCATCTGGCCGAGCACCTTTACGATGGCGAGACGGAGCGCGATTCCAACGTCCTTGAAGTGCACGTCAACCACCTGCGCCGCAAGTTGGGCCGCAGTGTGATCGAGACGCGCCGCGGGCAAGGCTATATCTACGCCGGGAGCGTTGCGTGA
- a CDS encoding DUF1289 domain-containing protein, whose product MSNKSIKTPCVGLCSTVYGDTVCRGCKRFHHEVINWNGYDDAQKRAVWLRLEQLLVQVMMAKLEVFDKSLLRLQLEQRSIRFVEQQSEYCWAYQLIARGARMIRDLEAYGMVLLPEFRGWELPQLRDAIDREFFLLSEAHYQRYIAPSFLRDALENGQG is encoded by the coding sequence ATGTCCAACAAGTCCATCAAGACCCCTTGCGTCGGCCTGTGCTCCACGGTGTACGGAGACACCGTATGCCGTGGCTGCAAGCGTTTTCACCATGAAGTGATCAACTGGAACGGCTACGACGACGCGCAGAAGCGCGCCGTGTGGCTGCGTCTGGAGCAATTGCTGGTGCAGGTGATGATGGCCAAGCTGGAAGTCTTCGACAAAAGCCTGCTGCGCCTGCAATTGGAGCAGCGCTCCATCCGCTTTGTGGAGCAACAGTCGGAATACTGCTGGGCCTACCAGTTGATCGCCCGTGGGGCACGGATGATCCGCGACCTGGAGGCTTACGGCATGGTATTGCTGCCGGAGTTTCGAGGCTGGGAACTGCCGCAGTTGCGCGACGCCATCGACCGCGAGTTCTTTCTGCTGTCCGAGGCGCATTACCAGCGCTATATCGCACCGAGCTTCTTGCGCGATGCCCTGGAGAATGGGCAGGGCTGA
- the prpF gene encoding 2-methylaconitate cis-trans isomerase PrpF has protein sequence MAHAPQIKIPATYIRGGTSKGVFFRLDDLPEQAQIPGPARDALLLRVIGSPDPYGKQIDGMGGATSSTSKTVILSRSIKPEHDVDYLFGQVSIDKAFVDWSGNCGNLSAAVGSFAISSGLVDPARVPRDGIATVRIWQANIGKTIIAHVPITEGEVQETGDFELDGVTFPAAEVQLEFLDPAADEEGAGGSMFPTGNLIDDLEVPGVGTFKATLINAGIPTIFVNASDIGYTGAELQDAINGDPQALLRFETIRAYGAVRMGLIEHVDQAAGRQHTPKVAFVAPPSTYTASSGKVVAAADIDLLVRALSMGKLHHAMMGTAAVAIGTAAAIPGTLVNLAAGGRERSAVRFGHPSGTLRVGAEARQVKGEWTVTKAIMSRSARVLMEGWVRVPGDSF, from the coding sequence ATGGCACACGCACCACAAATCAAGATCCCCGCCACCTACATCCGTGGCGGTACCAGCAAAGGCGTATTCTTCCGCCTGGACGACCTCCCCGAGCAGGCGCAGATCCCAGGCCCAGCCCGCGATGCGCTGCTGTTGCGGGTCATCGGCAGTCCCGACCCCTACGGCAAGCAGATCGATGGCATGGGCGGCGCCACCTCGAGCACCAGTAAAACGGTGATCCTCTCGCGCAGCATCAAGCCCGAACACGACGTCGACTATCTGTTTGGCCAGGTCAGCATCGACAAGGCCTTCGTCGACTGGAGCGGTAACTGCGGCAACCTGTCTGCCGCAGTCGGTTCCTTCGCCATCAGCAGCGGCCTGGTCGACCCGGCGCGGGTGCCGCGTGACGGCATCGCGACCGTGCGCATCTGGCAGGCCAATATCGGCAAGACCATCATCGCCCACGTGCCAATCACCGAAGGTGAAGTACAGGAAACCGGTGATTTCGAACTTGACGGCGTGACCTTCCCGGCGGCCGAGGTTCAGCTGGAGTTCCTGGACCCAGCTGCCGACGAAGAGGGTGCAGGTGGGTCAATGTTCCCAACCGGCAACCTGATAGATGACCTGGAAGTGCCAGGGGTTGGCACGTTCAAGGCAACCCTGATCAATGCGGGTATCCCGACCATCTTCGTCAATGCCAGCGATATCGGCTACACCGGCGCCGAGCTGCAAGACGCGATCAACGGTGACCCGCAAGCGCTGCTGCGCTTCGAGACAATCCGTGCCTATGGCGCCGTGCGCATGGGGCTGATCGAGCATGTCGACCAGGCGGCCGGGCGTCAGCACACGCCGAAAGTGGCCTTCGTCGCGCCACCGAGCACCTACACTGCGTCCAGTGGCAAGGTGGTTGCGGCGGCTGACATCGACCTGCTGGTGCGTGCGTTGTCCATGGGCAAGCTGCACCACGCGATGATGGGCACTGCTGCGGTCGCCATCGGTACCGCTGCCGCCATCCCAGGCACGCTGGTCAACCTCGCCGCCGGCGGGCGCGAGCGCAGTGCCGTACGGTTCGGTCACCCTTCCGGCACCCTGCGGGTTGGCGCCGAAGCGCGTCAGGTGAAGGGCGAATGGACGGTGACCAAGGCAATCATGAGCCGCAGTGCTCGCGTGCTGATGGAAGGCTGGGTGAGGGTGCCTGGCGATAGCTTCTGA
- the acnB gene encoding bifunctional aconitate hydratase 2/2-methylisocitrate dehydratase, with protein sequence MLEAYRKHIEERAALGIVPQPLNAEQTAGLVELLKNPPAGEEAFLVDLLTNRVPPGVDEAAYVKAAFLSAVAKGEAKSPLVDRKLATELLGTMQGGYNIETLVALLDDAELGAVAAEKLKHTLLMFDAFHDVAEKAKAGNVHAKAVLESWAAGEWFTSRPAIADKYTLTVFKVPGETNTDDLSPAPDAWSRPDIPLHALAMLKMARDGIEPQQPGSVGPLAQIEAVKAKGFPVAYVGDVVGTGSSRKSATNSVLWFFGDDIPYVPNKRAGGFCFGTKIAPIFYNTMEDAGALPIEFDCTNLAMGDVIDVYPFKGEVRRHGSDELVTNFELKTEVLLDEVRAGGRIPLIVGRGLTDKARAELGLGPVDLFKKPEQPAASTKGFTLAQKMVGRACGLPEGQGVRPGAYCEPKMTTVGSQDTTGPMTRDELKDLACLGFSADLVMQSFCHTAAYPKPIDVTTHHTLPDFIRTRGGVSLRPGDGIIHSWLNRMLMPDTVGTGGDSHTRFPIGISFPAGSGLVAFAAATGVMPLDMPESILVRFKGKLQPGITLRDLVHAIPYYAIQKGLLTVEKKGKKNAFSGRILEIEGLDELTVEQAFELSDASAERSAAGCTIKLPEKAIAEYLTSNITLLRWMIGEGYGDARTLERRAQAMEAWLAKPELLSADADAEYAEIIEIDLADVKEPVLCAPNDPDDARLLSSVQGEKIDEVFIGSCMTNIGHFRAAGKLLEKVKGGIPTRLWLAPPTKMDAHQLTEEGYYGIYGKAGARMEMPGCSLCMGNQARVQTGSTVVSTSTRNFPNRLGDATNVYLASAELAAVASIIGKLPTVEEYMQYAKDIDSMAADVYRYLSFDQIAEFREAAANAKIPVVQA encoded by the coding sequence GTGCTTGAAGCCTACCGCAAACACATCGAAGAGCGTGCCGCCCTGGGTATCGTGCCCCAGCCGCTGAACGCCGAACAAACTGCAGGCCTGGTCGAGCTGCTGAAAAACCCGCCGGCCGGCGAAGAAGCCTTCCTCGTAGACCTGCTCACCAACCGTGTACCGCCAGGGGTAGACGAAGCTGCCTACGTCAAGGCTGCTTTCCTGTCCGCCGTGGCCAAGGGCGAAGCAAAATCCCCGCTGGTCGACCGCAAGCTCGCGACCGAGCTGTTGGGCACCATGCAGGGCGGCTACAACATCGAAACGCTGGTCGCGCTGCTGGATGACGCCGAACTGGGCGCCGTCGCGGCCGAAAAGCTCAAGCACACCCTGCTGATGTTCGATGCCTTCCACGACGTGGCCGAAAAAGCCAAGGCGGGCAACGTCCACGCCAAGGCCGTGCTTGAGTCCTGGGCTGCCGGCGAGTGGTTCACCTCGCGTCCGGCCATCGCCGACAAGTACACCCTGACCGTGTTCAAGGTGCCTGGCGAAACCAACACCGACGACCTGTCCCCTGCCCCGGACGCCTGGTCGCGCCCTGACATCCCGCTGCACGCCCTGGCCATGCTGAAAATGGCCCGTGACGGCATCGAGCCACAGCAGCCAGGGTCGGTTGGCCCTCTGGCCCAGATCGAAGCGGTCAAGGCCAAAGGCTTCCCAGTTGCCTACGTGGGTGACGTGGTCGGTACCGGTTCGTCGCGTAAATCCGCCACCAACTCGGTGCTGTGGTTCTTCGGTGACGACATTCCGTACGTGCCGAACAAGCGCGCCGGTGGCTTCTGCTTCGGCACCAAGATCGCCCCGATCTTCTACAACACCATGGAAGACGCCGGCGCCCTGCCAATCGAGTTCGACTGCACCAACCTGGCCATGGGCGACGTCATCGACGTCTACCCGTTCAAAGGTGAAGTGCGCCGTCACGGCAGCGACGAACTGGTCACCAACTTCGAGCTGAAAACCGAAGTGCTGCTGGACGAAGTCCGCGCAGGTGGTCGTATCCCGCTGATCGTTGGCCGTGGCCTGACCGATAAAGCCCGCGCCGAGCTGGGCCTGGGCCCTGTCGACCTGTTCAAGAAACCGGAGCAGCCTGCCGCTTCGACCAAGGGCTTCACCCTGGCGCAGAAGATGGTCGGCCGTGCGTGCGGCCTGCCAGAAGGCCAGGGCGTGCGCCCAGGTGCCTACTGCGAGCCGAAGATGACCACCGTCGGTTCCCAGGACACCACTGGCCCGATGACCCGCGACGAGCTGAAAGACCTGGCGTGCCTGGGCTTCTCCGCTGACCTGGTCATGCAGTCGTTCTGCCACACTGCGGCCTATCCGAAGCCGATCGATGTCACCACCCACCACACCCTGCCAGACTTCATCCGCACCCGTGGCGGCGTGTCGCTGCGCCCAGGCGACGGCATCATCCACAGCTGGCTGAACCGCATGCTGATGCCTGACACCGTCGGTACCGGTGGTGACTCGCACACCCGCTTCCCGATCGGCATCTCGTTCCCGGCCGGTTCCGGCCTGGTGGCCTTCGCTGCCGCCACCGGCGTCATGCCGCTGGACATGCCAGAGTCGATCCTGGTGCGTTTCAAGGGCAAGCTGCAACCTGGCATCACCCTGCGTGACCTGGTGCATGCCATCCCTTACTACGCCATCCAGAAGGGCCTGCTGACCGTCGAGAAGAAGGGCAAGAAAAACGCCTTCTCCGGCCGCATCCTGGAAATCGAAGGCCTGGACGAACTGACCGTCGAGCAAGCGTTCGAACTGTCCGACGCCTCGGCTGAACGTTCGGCTGCCGGTTGCACCATCAAGCTGCCAGAAAAGGCCATCGCCGAGTACCTGACTTCCAACATCACCCTGCTGCGCTGGATGATCGGCGAAGGCTACGGCGATGCCCGCACCCTGGAGCGTCGCGCCCAGGCCATGGAAGCCTGGCTGGCCAAGCCTGAGCTGCTGTCGGCCGACGCCGATGCCGAATACGCCGAAATCATCGAAATCGACCTGGCCGACGTCAAAGAGCCTGTGCTCTGCGCGCCGAACGACCCGGACGATGCCCGCCTGCTGTCTTCGGTACAGGGCGAGAAGATCGACGAAGTGTTCATCGGTTCGTGCATGACCAACATCGGCCACTTCCGCGCAGCCGGCAAGCTGCTGGAGAAGGTCAAGGGTGGCATTCCGACCCGTCTGTGGCTGGCCCCGCCAACCAAGATGGACGCTCACCAGCTGACCGAAGAAGGCTACTACGGCATCTACGGCAAGGCCGGTGCGCGCATGGAAATGCCAGGCTGCTCGCTGTGCATGGGTAACCAGGCACGTGTGCAGACCGGTTCGACCGTGGTTTCCACCTCGACCCGTAACTTCCCGAACCGTCTGGGCGACGCGACCAACGTGTACCTGGCATCGGCCGAGCTGGCTGCTGTCGCTTCGATCATCGGCAAACTGCCGACCGTCGAAGAGTACATGCAGTACGCGAAAGACATCGACAGCATGGCTGCCGACGTCTACCGCTACCTGAGCTTCGACCAGATCGCCGAGTTCCGCGAGGCTGCGGCCAACGCCAAAATCCCGGTTGTTCAGGCGTAA
- a CDS encoding HPP family protein, whose translation MPASRSESRLQRLLPAPLNIPPKEWLRAGIGALLGLFLAGWLTSMAYGPGIALHLLGPLAASAVLVFAVHSGPLAQPWPVLGSYALAGAVGLAMRQGFGPELWVAATALALSVLVMCLLRCLHPPGGGVAVSAVLADPGLTALGDHLLEPVLLNALILVAVAVVYNRLTGVRYPKGAAPRKELHHTHDPLPSERVGVSGADLDQALEELGEFVDVTRDELERIILATEQHALQRSLGGITAASVMSRDVQFASPDTTLEQAWKLLASHHLKTLPVLQHGKLVGIVSLSDLVGPAMQRGRFRWRGLFGRKGVRMEQVMSRRVVSVSSQHPLERLLPLLCEQGLHCLPVLDNGQLVGVVTQTDLIAGLKRQLLSAAGSASDNRVPAL comes from the coding sequence ATGCCTGCTTCGCGTTCCGAAAGTCGTCTGCAGCGGCTGTTGCCCGCACCCCTGAATATCCCCCCCAAAGAATGGCTGCGCGCTGGTATCGGCGCCTTGCTTGGCTTGTTCTTGGCCGGCTGGCTGACCAGCATGGCCTATGGCCCTGGCATCGCTTTGCACCTTCTAGGCCCTTTGGCCGCTTCGGCAGTGTTGGTATTTGCCGTGCATTCCGGCCCTTTGGCCCAGCCCTGGCCCGTGCTGGGCAGTTACGCCCTGGCGGGCGCCGTCGGCCTGGCCATGCGCCAGGGTTTCGGGCCTGAGCTTTGGGTGGCTGCTACTGCCCTGGCGCTCTCGGTACTGGTGATGTGCCTGTTGCGCTGCCTGCACCCACCGGGCGGCGGTGTGGCGGTCAGTGCGGTGCTGGCCGACCCGGGCCTGACCGCGTTAGGGGATCACCTGCTGGAGCCGGTGCTGCTCAATGCGCTGATTCTGGTGGCAGTGGCGGTGGTCTACAACCGCCTGACTGGCGTGCGTTACCCCAAAGGCGCGGCCCCACGCAAAGAGCTGCATCACACCCACGACCCGCTGCCCAGCGAGCGTGTCGGGGTCAGCGGCGCCGACCTGGACCAGGCCCTTGAAGAGCTGGGCGAGTTCGTCGATGTCACCCGGGACGAACTGGAGCGCATCATCCTCGCCACCGAACAGCATGCCTTGCAGCGCAGCCTGGGCGGTATCACAGCAGCCTCCGTGATGTCGCGTGATGTGCAGTTCGCGTCACCGGACACCACCCTGGAGCAGGCGTGGAAGCTGCTGGCCAGCCACCACCTGAAAACCCTGCCGGTGCTCCAGCATGGCAAGCTGGTCGGCATCGTCAGCTTAAGTGACCTGGTAGGGCCGGCCATGCAGCGTGGGCGGTTCCGCTGGCGCGGCCTGTTCGGGCGCAAGGGAGTGCGCATGGAGCAGGTGATGAGCCGGCGGGTGGTCAGTGTCAGCAGCCAGCACCCGCTGGAGCGCCTGCTGCCTTTGCTGTGCGAACAAGGGCTGCACTGTCTGCCGGTGCTCGACAACGGCCAACTGGTCGGGGTGGTCACCCAGACCGACCTTATCGCCGGCCTCAAGCGCCAATTACTGAGCGCCGCCGGCAGTGCCTCAGATAACCGGGTCCCAGCGCTGTGA
- a CDS encoding ATP-binding protein, producing MKSIQARLSLGLVAVLVVVGVVLAQLTLWLFEAGLQRYLENGLRKESENLLVALVRGPSGLQLDERRISAAYQRPFSGYYFRIDFDNGTWRSRSLWDLDMPKPAAPGLSDSHELGPEGQQLLALRADYRRLGQDISISVAQDYSPVREGFRRMQQIGLGMGLVALILVLVLQRVTVKRSLRPLERARQQIAQLQQGQRSQLDAEVPVELAPLVGQINHLLSHTEDSLRRSRNALGNLGHALKTPLAVLLSLASSARLEGLPDVREQMRAQLEHIQQRLARELNRARLAGDALPGAQFDCDAELPGLLSTLGMIHGEGLLLERDVPPGLLLPWDREDVLELLGNLLDNACKWADCEVRLGIAPSDGGYRLWVDDDGPGIPESQRLQVLERGSRLDEQVDGHGLGLGIVRDIVEAWGGQLALLQSPLGGLRVSIDLPRRAR from the coding sequence GTGAAGTCGATTCAGGCGCGGTTGAGCCTGGGTTTGGTGGCCGTGCTGGTGGTGGTGGGTGTGGTGCTGGCGCAACTCACCCTGTGGCTGTTCGAGGCGGGCCTGCAGCGCTATCTGGAAAACGGCTTGCGCAAGGAAAGCGAGAACCTGCTGGTGGCCCTGGTGCGGGGGCCTTCAGGTTTGCAGCTGGACGAGCGGCGCATTTCTGCGGCCTATCAGCGGCCGTTTTCCGGGTATTACTTTCGCATCGATTTTGACAACGGTACCTGGCGCTCGCGTTCGCTGTGGGACCTGGACATGCCCAAGCCCGCCGCTCCTGGGCTTTCCGATAGCCACGAGCTGGGCCCAGAGGGGCAGCAATTGCTGGCGCTGCGTGCTGACTATCGCCGCCTAGGCCAGGACATCTCGATCAGTGTGGCGCAGGATTACTCACCGGTGCGTGAAGGCTTCCGGCGCATGCAGCAGATCGGCCTGGGCATGGGGCTGGTGGCGTTGATACTGGTGCTGGTGCTCCAGCGCGTCACGGTTAAGCGCTCATTGCGCCCGCTGGAGCGTGCCCGCCAGCAGATCGCCCAGTTGCAACAAGGGCAGCGCTCGCAACTGGATGCCGAAGTGCCTGTCGAGCTGGCGCCGCTGGTGGGGCAGATCAACCACTTACTGAGCCACACCGAAGACAGCCTGCGGCGCTCGCGCAATGCCTTGGGCAACCTTGGCCATGCGCTGAAGACGCCGTTGGCGGTCTTGCTGAGCCTGGCGTCCAGCGCGCGTTTGGAGGGCCTGCCGGACGTGCGCGAGCAAATGCGCGCGCAGCTTGAGCACATTCAGCAGCGCCTGGCACGCGAACTCAACCGCGCTCGCCTGGCGGGTGACGCCTTGCCCGGTGCCCAGTTCGATTGCGATGCCGAATTGCCGGGGTTGTTGAGCACCTTGGGCATGATCCACGGTGAAGGCCTGTTGCTTGAGCGGGACGTACCGCCTGGGCTGCTGTTGCCGTGGGACCGCGAGGACGTTCTAGAGTTATTAGGCAACCTGCTGGACAACGCTTGCAAATGGGCAGACTGCGAAGTACGCCTGGGCATTGCACCGAGCGACGGCGGTTACCGGCTGTGGGTCGACGATGATGGCCCAGGTATTCCAGAAAGCCAGCGCCTGCAGGTGCTGGAGCGGGGCTCGCGGCTGGATGAGCAGGTCGATGGGCATGGCCTTGGGCTGGGCATCGTGCGCGATATCGTCGAGGCTTGGGGCGGGCAACTGGCGTTGCTTCAGAGCCCGTTGGGCGGGTTGCGGGTGAGCATCGACTTGCCGCGCAGGGCTAGATAA